A portion of the Halodesulfovibrio sp. MK-HDV genome contains these proteins:
- a CDS encoding SdiA-regulated domain-containing protein — translation MFQKRKCCNSILIISAALVLILVCLSYWFDWDDKAYYRWMDWHASDAQKESAIWLPDYRVDVQALQIQDVDKNVSGITYDYDNDTLWIITNQPQELIELNMTFAPVRRILLENFSDTEAVAYVGNNTFVIADERDFSIVVAPINAQTKALNRKNLRFITLKQGGSDNNGLEGLAFDAKAKVIYAVQERNPLKLISVTGLVEGTQGVAVGVPAHIDINDFNLDDLSGLHFDAKTGHLLLLSDEAKLLAEVNNDGHAVSYFDLEAGFNGLHEDIPQAEGVTLDAQGNLYIISEPNLFYRFTKTSP, via the coding sequence ATGTTTCAAAAACGAAAATGCTGTAACAGCATATTGATCATTTCTGCTGCACTTGTTTTGATTTTAGTATGCCTTAGTTATTGGTTCGACTGGGATGACAAAGCTTATTATCGCTGGATGGATTGGCATGCTTCAGATGCACAAAAAGAAAGCGCGATTTGGCTTCCAGATTACCGTGTTGATGTGCAGGCATTGCAAATTCAAGATGTGGATAAGAACGTATCGGGAATTACATACGATTACGACAATGACACACTATGGATTATTACAAATCAACCTCAAGAACTTATAGAACTGAATATGACGTTTGCACCGGTGAGGAGAATTCTTTTAGAGAATTTCTCTGATACCGAAGCCGTTGCTTATGTTGGCAACAACACGTTCGTCATCGCTGATGAAAGGGATTTTTCCATAGTGGTTGCACCGATTAATGCTCAGACTAAAGCACTGAACCGTAAGAACTTGCGTTTTATTACACTCAAGCAAGGCGGTTCAGATAACAATGGGCTTGAAGGGCTTGCTTTTGATGCAAAAGCAAAAGTTATTTATGCAGTGCAGGAACGTAATCCATTAAAATTGATTTCGGTAACAGGTTTGGTAGAAGGTACACAAGGCGTCGCTGTTGGTGTGCCGGCTCATATCGATATTAACGATTTTAATCTTGATGACTTGTCTGGCTTACATTTTGACGCAAAAACAGGCCACCTCCTCTTGTTAAGCGATGAGGCAAAACTACTTGCTGAGGTAAATAATGATGGCCATGCCGTCAGCTATTTCGATTTGGAAGCAGGTTTTAATGGTTTGCACGAGGACATTCCACAGGCAGAAGGTGTTACACTTGATGCGCAAGGTAATCTTTACATAATCAGCGAACCGAACTTGTTTTACCGATTTACTAAAACCTCTCCATAA